TCTGTTCTCACCTTCCCTGGCACGCAGGACTCAGCTGCAGATGGAATCCAGGTTGAATAAACTTTTAGAGGCCAGCTATAGTTGCCAACTGCAACAGAAgagcaggggaggctgggacgtCTCCCCATGGGGGTCTGCACCTTGGCACTGAATGGAAAGGGATGTTAGCCCTGGGTCTGGAGCTGAACCTTGGGCCTTCAATGAGCAACTACCCCTGccttttgtttttaagtgaatCCTTGGCCAAAAGGGTCACGTGGAAATGAAAGGCACCCAGAGTTGATGAATAAGTAACTCAGGCCCTTTCTGCAGACAAGAGGGCACAGCCCCAGCTAGGGCAGAAGTCATGGGTTCACAACCTGGCTCTGACCTCCCAGGCTACAGGACTTTTCAAGGCAGCTGCTGAGCCTggagcccagcccctccctgctctCTGACCCATAACGACATAGATccaaatgttccttcctctttgaggCTCCAGTCTGGTTCATGGCACAAGAAATCATTTGATGAAAAAATCGTGCTACTCATAAATGAATCCCCAGGCTACAGAACCTCTACCTGCCAGACCTGATGGGAGGGAAAATTCATGAGTCCCTGACATCTGCTCAGGGCTGGTCACGAAGACACCCTCTGCTGCTCCCTACCTGCTCCAAATAAAGTCCATGTCACAAGTCACCTGTAGCCACTCACATGCCTGCATCTCCAGAATCACCTTGGAACATGGGTGCCCCGTGCATCCCCTACTTGCCCAATGCCCACCCTCCCACCGTTGTGGTTACTTGAGACAGTTTGCAGGACCTTCCGCTACAAGGGTTTCCTCCCCACCACAGCCACAGAGGGCACAGACCAAGCGCAGATGGAACAGGTAAGTTTTATTTGGACTTTCAACTTGTTCAGAGAGCTCAGGGGCCCCACTCCCCTCTCCAGTCCcccttccccatttcccctccctggGGGAACACTCAAAGTACAAGGCCATGTGTCTCTGGAGtcctcagcccctgccctgccccacacaCCCCCTCACTCCCCTGCactgaggaggaggggaggggtgtgAGGAGGTGGGGGACCTGGAAGAGTTGGATCAGAATGGTACATGCACTGACAGTGGCGTCCACTGCCCGCACCGGGCTGGGACCCGGGAGAGGCTTGCAGTGAAGGGAGGCGGACTCATCGTGGGGCGGCAGGCTCTTGCCATAGCAAGCTCCACACCTCAGCCCTGGGGACCCCCTGGCCTCCTGCTTACCCGTCCTTCTGAGGGTTCGACTCTGAGGTAGATTTCACAGAGGGAATGTGGGTCGCTGGGGTGTGGGAAGGGGGTTAGCTCTTTTGAAGTTGATCTCCACAGCACCCTGGGCCCATCCTCAGGTTCTGGACTGGGAGGTGGGGCTGATGACACCCACCCAGCTAACAGAGGCTGAGTCACACCCGGGCTCCAGGGCACCTGTGGTGTCGGGGCTTGAGTGGGGTCAGGGTGGAGGGAAGCATCTGCCTTAACAATCTGTGCCTTGGTGCTGGGGGCTCCAGGAGGAGGGCATGGGCCTGGGAGGCTGGCACAGATAGTTCCCTAGCCTGAGGGTCATGGCGCCTCAGGGCAGCCTCTTTAGGCTGGATGCTCCCAGTCCTCCAGggtcctccctcttctctcccaccctccctattccccagggagggcagagggggagaACAGGGTTGGCCTGCAGGGAACGGCGAGTCCCGACCTGGCCGTGGGATGGAGGAACTGGCGTCAGTGTGCAGGGAAGGCTCTGAGACCCCACAGGGAGGCATTCCCTGGACAGAGCACAGCCTGAGAAAGATGGACATCTGGGGAGGTGCTAGGGGAGCTCCTGGAGTCTTCTgataccctcccctcccccaggtccaAGCACTAGACACCTTCTTGGATCCAACCGTTTGAAaacagaaaggcagagggagaggctggCTGGGATAtgccccttcccaccccagccctgatccccacctccccagcagAAGCCAGGGAGCTGGGGAGAGCCCCAGCTGACCTCCCGGGAAAAGCCAGGGCTGAGTGGTGCCTGGACCAGGGAAGATGGCACACACGTTGACTCGGTAGCTAGTGGAGGTATCTGGGGGTCGCAAGGGGCAGGGGCCCCTTACGAGATTCATGCAGCATTCAAAGTGAGTgtttgggggtgatgggagaaggTGGAGAAACAGCCAGCGGGTGGGGGAGGCACCCTAGATCTTGCTGTTCTCCAGGTGAGAGTCAATGTGTTTGATGAGGGCATCATCGGGGTACCCAACAGGGAAACCCAGTTGGCAGAGGGGGCAGCTGCGGATATCAGAGCCCACTGTCTCCATCAGCAgctgtggggagagaagggagtcATTTATGGTCCACAACCCTCCATCATGGTCCCCACATCCCAGCCTGCCCTTTCCTGGGACCTGAGGCAGGGAGGGCTGCAGCATGCAGAAGGCATCTGGGCACCCCTTCTCCTGCAtcacccccttcctccccctccgtGACCACCTTCTACCAGTTCAGCATCCACTGCCCCGACCCCGGGCATAGTGTCCCCAGGAGGTGTGAATGGGGAGGTGGGTATGCTCAGCCTCCCAGAGCATCTGCCGTAATAAGGGAAGCCAAGACCCAGACATGCCCTCAGAGTGACTAAGACACAGCTCTCAGATAACTCAAAGCAATGGATAATCCTAAACAATGTACAAcccaaaaataattttctgtctggCTCTGGAATATATTTTGGTCCTTTCAGGTGGCAAGGGTTGGCTCTGACGTCCAGGAAACTCATTATTTCGGTGAAACGATACAGCCGTGAGATAGGGTTGTCTTCTAGGACAGACAGGAAGGGGCAGGGGCTCTGAGGCCTGATGGACAGAACTGGATGAGCAGGCCTGTCCCTGTCCGGAACCAAGACCCATGGCATCCGCATAGCCTCCATCACCAAGTAATAGCAGATGTCTACtactgagccaggcactgtgcaagagTGCTTTGGGCTCACTGCCTCCCTCTTAAGAACTCTCCAATGGAATTAGATAATAAATCATTGACCTcatttttgcagatgagaaaactgaaggccAAGAAGATAAGTAACTTGCCGGAGGTCCCAAAGCTACTAAGTGGTGGAATCCAGAATCAAAGCCAGGACTGTCACTCTAAAGACCCGGGCCTTTAACCGTGAAACTGAACAAGTTTTAATGGTGCGGGGCCCCAATTCACACCAACAAAAGGCCACTGGAGAGAGAGGGGTTGCTGCGCCCCGGGGAAGGGGGAGGTATCAAAGGAAGGGAGCCCCGCCCATCAATCAGGCGTGAAGAAAGGGGAGGgccccaccaccccccgccgcccgccccccGCCGGGTCTGAGGCACGTGCGCACGTGCCCACTCACGTTGATGGACGGCCAGGACTGCGCGTGCTCGGCGTGGGTGTAGGCGGTGGCGGCGGGCGACTCCGGGATGGGGAAGCCCGCGCAGAACGAGGCGCAGCGGATGGCGCCAGCCTCCGGGCTGGGCGGGCTGGCGGGCACggcccactcctcctcctccGACGGCTGCTTCTCGAAGCGCAGGCGGATGCCCTCGAAGGCGTGCCGTGGGCTGAGGGGCCGGCCGGGGACGTAGAGCTCGCTGCCATAGGCCCGCGGCTTGGGCAGCGTGGCCGCCTCGGCCTGCAGCCAGGGCGGGGAGGCGCCCGTGTAGCCCGCGCCCTCCGCCATCTCCGAGTAGCTGCGCCGGCCCTGGAAGCCGGCCTTCACGTGGTGGCTGGGCGGCTTGGCGTAGGCTCGCTCGGCCAGTGTCCTCTCCCCGGGCGGCGGGGGTGGTGGGGGCCGGGGCTGCGGGGCCGGGCAGGCGGGAGGCCCTGGGGAGCGGCACTGCGGGCTGGGGGACTGGCACGGCGGCGGCACCGGCGAGCGGCGCTGCGGGACGGGCGACGGGCAGGAGGGTGAGGCCGGCGAGCGGCGCTGCTGGGGCGAAGGGCAGGGGGGCCCGGGAGAGCGGCGCTGGGGGACAGGGGACTGGCACGGGGGGCAAGGGGGCGCCGCTCGGGCCGGCGGGGAGTGCGAGGGGCACTGGGGGGCCGGGGAGTGGCGCTGCGACAGCGGCGAGTGCCTCTGGCCTAGAAGAGAAGGGGGACAGCGGTGGGGAGAGAAGACGTCAGAACTGGGGAAACAGGGCCTTGCCGGCGACCAGTGCCCACCCACTCTCCTCCGAACGCGAGTGGAAAAGGCCTGGGCACGGGGAAAGAAGTGAAGGGTGGTCCCCGGACGCAGGACGGTGGCCACAGCTACCCCCTCCTTCCGGGTCCAGCTCCAGgcctcccctgccccatctcACCGCCACTCCGAGCCTGCTCCTGCAGCAACGTCCTCAAGATCCTCCCCTGCAGGGAACTCAGCTCCCGAAGCCGGCCCAGCTCCTCTGTCAGCTCCGTGTAAGCCAGCGCCAAATTCACCCTGAAGGACACCCAGTCACTCAGGTCAAGGCTTGACCCCAGCTTGCCCTGACCCTGAGGTCAGagggcagggagtgggggagaggagaagggaaatggGTTTACTGCCACAGCTGTGGAGAAGAACTGCCTCTGCCCCAGCAtctggccctcccctcccctccccggcccTGCTAGCCCCGCTGCAGAAATTCTCTTGGGCTTTAAGGGCCACCTCAAAGGGAACCTCTTCCAGGGAGCCCTCCCCCGACCCCGAACCTTACCCTGGGCTAGGGCAGTGGTTCCCAGACTATGGGCTGGGGATAGAGAGCTCAGTGATTTCAAGGGATCCCTGAAATTGTGTATTCACTGAGCATTGTCTGTGGCCTGAACACATCTCATACAGGTATGTGTGAATGTTTTTCTAATCTGTGCAGAAGCTGTGGTGACAAAACACAGATTCATCAAAAAGCTGCACTGAATTTATAGTAGGTTTTGTCCCTGTGAATTTCCTCAAAGAGCTCATGGTAATAGTTTAAGTGCATTCTGTGtattgggggcagggggtgccTGAGGAGCCCTCACCTTTGAAAGATTAGGGACCACTGCTGCACAGCCTATGAAGAGCCCCATTCCATAAGTGAAGACATGGCCTTCTGGCTTGGCAGAGGTGCCAACTGATAAACTTGAACCCAAGTCTGCCTATTTCCAGGTCCACTGCTCTTGCTCCCACCTCAAAGCTGCCTCTGAGCTCGATTCAGCCTTGCAACTCCCAGGATCAGCAGGGAACCCTTTACATGGAGTTGTTGTGCACCGAACACCTCCAGGGGGCGCCACTCACATTAAGCACCTAACAAAAGTTGCCTGTTCTGGAACTTCACTGGGAGTTCCTCAAAGTTGGGGTCTATATCACTGTATTCGTATTCCCAGCATCTTGTCCAGGGTCTGGTACCCAGGAGCTGTTCAGTAAGTGAATATTGAATTGAGCctctctatccatttttctctcttccctttttttcctcgCACTTCGTGCTCAGGCCTCCTGGTCACCCACCCTCATGGAGCTGGAACAGACTTAGCAAAGACTTCAAccacttccttttctcttcctttctctttgggTCCCTGTGACCCAGAATCACTGAAGGTTATCATTCTCAGCACTGCCCCTCCgctctctcccaccccagcctGCACACCTCCAAGGAGCCTGTCCTGATGTCACATGAGGCTCTGCCATGGCCTTGGGTCACTGCTTTCATCTCTGATCTGGGGTTGGACCCATCCTGGGAAGCAGGGGATTTTGTTTCCTCAGATCTTGCCCCCTCAATCCAGAAGGGACTCTGGAACTTTGTGGAAGTTGGAGCTGGAGGGAAGTGGCAGGCAGAGGCTTGGCCAGTCCAGAGGGATTTCCTCACAGGGGAGGGCCTCTTGCCCCAGTAGCTGAAGGGCCCTGGGCAGCAAGgagaggagggtggagggagttCTCCAGACCCTGAGGGCCCTGTCCTCATCCCATGGTAATGGACGTGTGAGAGGATGTATGTGAATGGGAGGGAATGAAGGGAGGTGTGAGACCACTGTGGTGGGTGTGAGGAACagggtgagagtgtgtgtgtttgtgtgtctgacCCCGGAGAAAAGGAGGGGAAGTCGTGAGGTTAGGGCTTCAGAGGGCAGGAAAAGCCGAGGTGCAGAGGGTAGATGATGACTGAACTCCCTCGCTCTCCGCTCACTGGCGGGCTCTCTCGCGCTCTCTTCCTAATCCTGGGGCGGAGCTGGGTGGAAGGGGGAGCCCCTCCCCCAACAAAGCTATTTTTAACCCATTTGGACCAAAGCCAAATTCTTGCAAATAGGCTGGGATTCTGGGGGACAAGCCCACTTCTAAAGGTGGGAGAGTGCCCTCTACCCATCTGATGGTGGACACGGATGGacaggagcagagaggagggagtCCTTTTGGGAGCCCCTGCCAAGGTGCTGCAGCCTCTATCCCATCACATCTCAGCTGTCGTGTGTCCTGTGTTCCCCCACCCTCTTCTTCAGCGTGGGTCTGTGGGAAGAAATGGCATTGCCCTCATCAGACTGGGAGGCCAGTCTGTGTCCCACACTGGGGACTTCCCAGTGGAAGTCTCCCCTCTTCAAACTGAGGGAATCTGAGGGCAGGAGCTGCGTCTCCCCCGCTCAGACTGGGGGCTTTTGGAGGATCATGCTAGCCCCTCagtggtgggggcaggagggagccctGGGCAGGGCACTGATGGAACATCCCCTCTGACCGAGCAACCACAGTTTCTCTCCCTATCCgccttcactgctgtatctcagGTGACAGATACAGGTCGTCGCCTTCACACCCTGCCTCAGAGATCTCACCTGCCACACTCAGTTGCCAGGCCCCATCTCTCCCCTGCTTGCCTTCCTCCCCATGTCAGGAGCTACCCCAGTTTCCACCGCCCAGCTCCTGGCACCCTCCTCGCAGCAAAACAGGGCAGGAGGAAATGGAAGGGAGAAGGCCCTAGCCCAGAATGCCCAGCCCCTCTTCCAGCTCTGACCCTGTGTCCTCCTGGAGCTCCAGGCAGCCAGCCCTTGCAACGACCTCTGAGACCCCGGGCAAGGTGGGGGGATCCGACCTCCTGATGCCCCATGGCCCTGTGGGACCTCCCCCTTCATCGGGCATCTCTTCGTCTCTTCCCACCTCAAGATGCGCAGGCCCAGGCTGCTAAATGCTCTAACGACCTGAATGACTCACATTAGAAAACACTGCCAATTCAGtggaaaaaaatctcaacttCACAACACAACCAAGAGTCGCACACGTGCACCTGAATACACATTCTACTTCCTGGCTTCCTGGGCCACACCTGAGTGCTATTTTCCACCATCACGGCTTTGGGATGTTTGGGAAGGATGGGTCAGGTGAACGGCAGCAGACGGCTGCATTTGGGTGCTTCTTTGTTGCTTAAATTATGGGGGAAAATCCTGTCTGAGTCTCTCAGAACTTGGGAAGGACTCAGGGAGAAAAGAATCATAAATAGTCTGTATGAGCCCTTatgggccaggcattgtgctaagaatttaatcttcacaacaactctacAGTGTTACCACTCttattatctccatcttacagatgagaaaactgaagcttacaTAGGTTAAGTCACTTGACCAAAGCCATAAAGCCCAGTAATAGTGGAGTTGCTGGAATGGGAGCTCCCGTCTCCTGGACTCCAAAGTCAAGGCTATTGACCACTAAGCTATCTACTGCCTTCCAAAAGGATCAAGGAaggggggaaaggagaggtgggaagGCAGCAGAAGGGAAAggtaaggaggaggaggaggctggggacctGCAAAGTGGCCTGGGAGCCCTGAGCAtcaccagccctgccctgggaggggagaggaaggcgcTAGACACGTGTGGAAGTGGAAGGACAGAGTTTATATTAAGAGGCCgggtcaaggtcacagagcagtgGTGGCACAGAGCAGCGATTCAAACAGGCTCTTGGCACCTCAGCCTGCTGAGCTGGCACCTTCGGAAGAGCCAGAGTGCAAATGGCAGCATTGGCAGGAAAGAGGGCTCCCACCACTGCAAACCTTTCCACCCTTTGTTGACttatcctttcattcattctttccacGAATAATTGAGGGAGCTCAAAAATTCATCTGGAAACAATCATCTTCACTGTTACTGACAAAGCAACTGAGATGAGAAAGGTTAGAGACCTAAGCGTCTGCCTCTATAAAAGGCCTCTTTCTGCCCCAAACCAGCTGGGAGACACGTGGGCTTCCGAGTGCAGTGTCTTCCCCAGGGAAGTTCACTGGGTGCCCTGTGCTGCGCTGGAGCCTCCGTGAGGATGCGGATTTGGATGCAGACACAGATGCGGCAGGGTTGAAATTCAGACCAGCACTGGGTCATGGGATTAGAACTAGGGATGGATGGGCTCAAGGTCAGGATTAAGGCTGGGGTCGGGGCCAGACTAGTTCATTTTCAGTCAGGATTGTACATGGAGCTGGGGGCAGGATGAGGGATAGGGTTACAGGGAGGGATGGGATCAGTATTAGGGTTAGGACTGGGGGAAGGATCAGAGCTGGTCATGTGGTCAGAATCCCTGGCTGACAGAATCAGCAGGAAAAGAGAAACCCggcatccccaccccctccatccTTGCCCATAGCTGCCCCCTGCTGCCCCCAGCCACCTCACCCCAGGGGGTGAGGGACCCAACTTTCCACCACCCACAGGCACACCCAGCATTAGTCTTCCCACTCGGCCCGACCCTCAGGGAGGGGACCACAGGCACCGGGCCGTGGAGGGACTTGAGGTTGCGGGCCGGGGGAGGAGGAAGTCGCATGCAACAACCCAGCGCTCCACCACTTCCTTTCAGGCGCCTTGAGCCCCTCCGCTCTCCTCGGCCAGCTGTGACTTGCGGTCCACAGAGCCCGGCTCTTCATGGCAGCCCCTGCCATGCTTCCAGCTCAGCCAGATGTTCTCTGTGTCTAGAAAGCCTCCCTAGATACAACCAAACCGAGAGGCTCACAGCAGGGCTAGGAACCAGAGTCCCCATTTCGGTTTGGGGGGGGGGCCCACACATCCCAATTTGCCCAGGGCTGTCCTGGTTCGCAGGAGTCACctggcataattattaatagggccccctttcacttttaaaaatgatcGCGTTTAGTCAACAAATCATCTGGCTGCCCCTCATACAAGGGCCTCCTACTTGGATAAGAATGTGAACCAGAAAAATACCACAGAGGTACTGTCACCCCATCT
This window of the Balaenoptera ricei isolate mBalRic1 chromosome 20, mBalRic1.hap2, whole genome shotgun sequence genome carries:
- the TBKBP1 gene encoding TANK-binding kinase 1-binding protein 1 isoform X3; the encoded protein is MESMFEDDISILTQDALGPSEVWLDAPGDPSLGGDMCSASHFALITAYGDIKERLGGLERENATLRRRLKVYEIKYPLINDFGEEHGFSLYEIKDGSLLEVEKVSLQQRLNQFQHELQKNKEQEEQLGEMIQAYEKLCVEKSDLETELGEMRALVETHLRQICGLEQQLRQQQGLRDAAFPSLSPPTAPAPPCADLDLHYLALRGGSGLSHGWPGPTPSMSELERRQLEEALEAAQGEARGAQLREEQLQAECERLQGELKQLQETRAQDLASNQSERDMAWVKRVGDDQVNLALAYTELTEELGRLRELSSLQGRILRTLLQEQARSGGQRHSPLSQRHSPAPQCPSHSPPARAAPPCPPCQSPVPQRRSPGPPCPSPQQRRSPASPSCPSPVPQRRSPVPPPCQSPSPQCRSPGPPACPAPQPRPPPPPPPGERTLAERAYAKPPSHHVKAGFQGRRSYSEMAEGAGYTGASPPWLQAEAATLPKPRAYGSELYVPGRPLSPRHAFEGIRLRFEKQPSEEEEWAVPASPPSPEAGAIRCASFCAGFPIPESPAATAYTHAEHAQSWPSINLLMETVGSDIRSCPLCQLGFPVGYPDDALIKHIDSHLENSKI